One Deinococcus fonticola genomic region harbors:
- the acnA gene encoding aconitate hydratase AcnA, with the protein MTDKAPNLFGTRDTLSVGGKQLYFYNLNKLQGFDVSRLPVSIKVLLESVLREANDYDVRREDVETVARWSATNPEVEIPFKPARVILQDFTGVPAVVDLAAMRTAMVSLGGDPSKINPLIPVDLVIDHSVQVDEFGTEFALANNMALEFERNRERYEFLRWGQQAFDNFGVVPPASGIVHQVNLEYLAKGVQSRPEDDGTVVYPDSLVGTDSHTTMINGLGIVGWGVGGIEAEAVMLGQPIYMLMPDVIGFKITGQMPEGATATDLALRVTEMLRSAGVVGKFVEFYGAGLSNMTLPDRATIANMAPEYGATMGFFPVDDEALRYLRRTGRLEDEIELVEAYYKAQGMFRTDETPDPVFTSTIELDLGTIVPSLAGPKRPQDRVNLSDMHSVFAEALTAPVKNRGFELSGDKLNAQGTIAGTDIKIGHGAVTLASITSCTNTSNPSVLIAAGLVAKKAVEKGLKSRAWVKTSLAPGSRVVTEYLEAAGLQQYLDQIGFNTVGYGCMTCIGNSGPLPEPTVAAINEGDLVVASVLSGNRNFEGRVNPHIKANYLASPPLVVAYALAGTVVNDIVNQPIGQDQNGQDVFLKDIWPTNAEIADAMDRSITADMFKKVYDGIEKSNQDWNAIPVAEGDLFDWKEDSTYIQNPPFFDNLAGGASEIEDIKNARVLVKVADSVTTDHISPAGSFKADTPAGKYLTERGIPVKDFNSYGSRRGNDRIMTRGTFANIRLKNQLAPGTEGGFTTDFTTGNVTSIYDASVNYKEAGIPLVVLAGKDYGMGSSRDWAAKGTFLLGVKAVIAESFERIHRSNLVGMGVLPLQYKNGETADSLGITGEETFDFILPADLKPRQDVQVKLTDKDGNSREITVQCRIDTPVEIDYYKNGGILQTVLRGILAREKGGVKA; encoded by the coding sequence ATGACGGACAAGGCCCCGAACCTGTTTGGCACCCGCGACACGCTCAGCGTGGGCGGCAAGCAACTGTACTTTTACAACCTCAACAAACTGCAAGGCTTCGACGTTTCTCGCTTGCCCGTGAGTATCAAGGTGCTGCTGGAAAGCGTGCTGCGCGAGGCCAACGACTACGACGTGCGCCGCGAGGATGTGGAAACCGTCGCCAGATGGAGTGCCACCAACCCCGAAGTCGAGATTCCCTTCAAGCCCGCCCGCGTGATCTTGCAGGACTTCACGGGCGTGCCCGCCGTGGTCGACCTGGCCGCCATGCGCACCGCGATGGTGTCCCTGGGCGGCGACCCCAGCAAGATCAACCCGCTGATTCCCGTCGACCTGGTGATCGACCACTCGGTGCAGGTGGACGAGTTCGGCACCGAGTTCGCCCTCGCCAACAACATGGCGCTGGAGTTCGAGCGCAACCGCGAACGTTACGAGTTCCTCAGATGGGGCCAGCAGGCCTTCGACAACTTCGGCGTGGTGCCTCCCGCCAGCGGCATCGTGCACCAGGTCAACCTCGAGTACCTCGCCAAGGGCGTCCAGAGCCGCCCCGAAGATGACGGCACCGTCGTGTACCCCGACAGCCTCGTTGGCACCGACAGCCACACCACCATGATCAACGGCCTGGGCATCGTCGGCTGGGGCGTCGGCGGGATCGAGGCCGAAGCCGTCATGCTGGGCCAGCCCATCTACATGCTGATGCCCGACGTGATCGGCTTCAAGATCACCGGCCAGATGCCCGAAGGCGCCACCGCCACCGACCTCGCGCTGCGCGTCACCGAGATGCTGCGCAGTGCGGGCGTGGTCGGCAAGTTCGTGGAGTTCTACGGCGCGGGCCTCAGTAACATGACCCTCCCGGACCGCGCCACCATCGCCAACATGGCCCCCGAGTACGGTGCCACCATGGGCTTCTTCCCGGTGGACGACGAGGCCCTGCGCTACCTGCGCCGCACCGGTCGCCTGGAAGACGAGATCGAACTGGTCGAGGCGTACTACAAGGCCCAGGGCATGTTCCGCACCGACGAGACGCCCGACCCCGTGTTCACCAGCACCATCGAACTCGACCTGGGCACCATCGTCCCCAGCCTGGCCGGCCCCAAGCGCCCGCAAGACCGCGTGAACCTGAGCGACATGCACAGCGTCTTTGCCGAAGCGCTGACCGCCCCCGTGAAAAACCGCGGCTTCGAGCTGAGCGGCGACAAGCTGAACGCGCAGGGCACGATCGCCGGCACCGACATCAAGATCGGGCACGGCGCGGTCACGCTGGCCAGCATCACCTCCTGCACCAACACCAGCAACCCCAGCGTACTGATCGCCGCCGGCCTGGTCGCCAAGAAAGCCGTCGAGAAGGGCCTGAAATCCAGGGCCTGGGTCAAGACCTCCCTCGCCCCCGGCTCCCGCGTGGTGACCGAGTACCTGGAAGCCGCTGGCCTGCAACAGTACCTCGACCAGATCGGCTTCAACACCGTCGGGTACGGCTGCATGACCTGCATCGGCAACAGCGGCCCGCTGCCCGAACCCACCGTCGCCGCCATCAACGAGGGTGACCTGGTGGTCGCCAGTGTGCTGTCAGGCAACCGCAACTTCGAGGGCCGCGTGAACCCGCACATCAAGGCCAACTACCTCGCCTCCCCGCCCCTGGTCGTGGCCTACGCGCTGGCCGGCACGGTCGTCAACGACATCGTGAACCAGCCCATCGGCCAGGATCAGAACGGCCAGGACGTGTTCCTGAAAGACATCTGGCCCACCAATGCCGAGATTGCCGACGCCATGGACAGAAGCATCACCGCCGACATGTTCAAGAAGGTCTACGACGGCATCGAGAAGAGCAACCAGGACTGGAACGCTATTCCCGTGGCCGAAGGCGACCTGTTCGACTGGAAGGAAGACAGCACCTACATCCAGAACCCGCCCTTCTTCGACAACCTGGCCGGCGGCGCCAGCGAAATCGAGGACATCAAAAACGCCCGCGTGCTGGTGAAAGTGGCCGATTCGGTCACCACCGACCACATCAGCCCCGCCGGCAGCTTCAAGGCCGACACCCCCGCTGGCAAGTACCTCACCGAACGCGGCATTCCCGTCAAGGACTTCAACTCCTACGGCTCCAGGCGCGGCAACGACCGCATCATGACGCGCGGCACGTTCGCCAACATCCGCCTGAAAAACCAGCTCGCCCCCGGCACCGAAGGTGGCTTCACCACCGACTTCACCACCGGCAATGTGACCAGCATTTACGACGCCAGCGTCAACTACAAGGAAGCGGGTATTCCCCTCGTCGTGCTGGCCGGCAAGGACTACGGCATGGGCAGCAGCCGCGACTGGGCCGCCAAAGGCACCTTCCTGCTCGGCGTGAAAGCCGTGATTGCCGAGAGCTTCGAGCGCATTCACCGCAGCAACCTGGTCGGCATGGGCGTCCTGCCCCTGCAATACAAGAACGGCGAAACCGCCGACAGCCTGGGCATCACGGGCGAAGAAACCTTCGACTTCATCCTGCCCGCCGACCTTAAGCCCCGCCAGGACGTGCAGGTCAAGCTGACGGACAAGGACGGCAACAGCCGCGAAATCACCGTGCAGTGCCGCATCGACACCCCCGTGGAGATCGACTACTACAAGAACGGCGGCATCCTGCAAACCGTGCTGAGAGGAATCCTGGCGCGGGAAAAAGGTGGGGTTAAGGCGTAA
- a CDS encoding DUF3592 domain-containing protein yields the protein MSKRLLARIVILLCPLLLWAAIGHSLHLNREYRTTVGILRKVEKVRTDVKKPGYKCQVVYNYRVNNTLFTGYRVNADDLWDDPDSTPCYTFDPQERPDLNEARPGDHVTVHYDPADPTFALLTVKSPGPITRGFQILIQFYLVALLIFFPMTFVQWQKPHSPELMARHLF from the coding sequence ATGAGTAAACGACTCCTGGCCCGAATTGTGATTTTGCTTTGTCCACTTCTGTTGTGGGCGGCCATCGGACATTCACTTCACCTGAACCGTGAGTACCGCACCACCGTTGGGATTCTTCGGAAAGTCGAGAAAGTGCGTACTGACGTCAAGAAACCCGGCTATAAATGCCAGGTGGTTTACAACTATCGCGTTAACAACACTTTGTTCACAGGCTACAGGGTAAACGCCGATGACCTGTGGGATGACCCGGATTCCACCCCGTGTTACACCTTCGACCCGCAGGAGCGGCCTGACCTGAATGAGGCCCGTCCCGGCGATCACGTCACCGTGCATTACGACCCGGCAGATCCCACCTTCGCCCTGCTGACTGTGAAATCGCCAGGGCCAATCACCCGTGGCTTTCAGATTCTGATTCAGTTCTACCTTGTCGCGCTGCTCATTTTCTTTCCCATGACGTTCGTTCAATGGCAAAAACCTCATAGCCCAGAGCTCATGGCCCGTCACCTCTTCTAA